A region from the Pseudomonas sp. KU26590 genome encodes:
- a CDS encoding murein hydrolase activator EnvC family protein, with amino-acid sequence MLRALITLALICMLNPAFADDDRAQTQKQLDATRQDITELKKALGQLQEEKSGVQKDLRSTETEMGKLEKQVEALQKELKKSESELQRLDQEKKKLQSARVEQQRLIAIQARAAYQSGRQEYLKLLLNQQNPEKFARTLTYYDYLSKARLEQLRSFNETLRQLAGVEKNIDLQQAQLLVQKSSLDDQKAQLDTVRQERQVALAKLNQDYKVRDQKLQSRQQDQADLTKVLKTIEETLARQAREAEEARQKALLAQQEAEKRQREQEALAKNRAKDDARDDNDEAPRRPIKSPGAMVSSAGQSYGGAFEQAKGKLPWPVDGRLLARFGESRGDDERTKWDGVMISAAAGSQVRAVHGGRVVFADWLRGAGLLVILDHGNGYLSLYGHNQSLLKEAGDVVKAGEAISTVGSSGGGQDTPALYFAIRQQGRPSDPAQWCRTQG; translated from the coding sequence ATGCTTCGCGCCCTGATCACCCTCGCTTTGATTTGTATGCTCAATCCGGCCTTCGCCGACGATGATCGTGCACAAACGCAGAAACAGCTGGATGCTACGCGTCAGGACATCACCGAACTGAAGAAAGCGCTGGGCCAGTTGCAGGAAGAAAAATCCGGCGTCCAGAAAGACCTGCGCTCCACTGAAACGGAAATGGGCAAGCTGGAAAAGCAGGTGGAGGCCCTGCAAAAGGAACTAAAAAAGAGTGAAAGCGAGCTGCAACGGCTCGACCAGGAGAAAAAAAAACTCCAGAGCGCACGCGTTGAACAACAACGACTGATCGCCATTCAGGCCCGCGCTGCCTACCAGAGCGGCCGCCAGGAATACCTCAAACTGCTGCTCAACCAGCAGAACCCCGAGAAATTCGCCCGTACCCTTACCTATTACGATTATCTGAGCAAGGCCCGCCTGGAGCAGTTGCGCAGCTTCAATGAAACCCTGCGCCAGCTGGCCGGTGTCGAGAAAAACATCGACCTGCAGCAGGCGCAGCTCCTGGTGCAGAAGAGTTCGCTGGATGACCAGAAAGCCCAGCTCGACACCGTCCGCCAAGAGCGTCAGGTCGCGCTCGCCAAGCTGAATCAGGACTACAAGGTGCGCGACCAGAAGCTGCAGTCGCGGCAGCAGGATCAAGCCGACCTGACCAAGGTCCTCAAGACCATCGAAGAAACCCTCGCCCGCCAGGCCCGCGAAGCCGAAGAGGCTCGCCAGAAAGCACTGTTGGCGCAGCAAGAGGCCGAGAAACGGCAGCGCGAGCAGGAAGCGTTGGCGAAAAACCGTGCCAAAGACGATGCGAGGGACGACAACGATGAAGCCCCGCGTCGCCCGATCAAATCGCCTGGCGCGATGGTTTCCAGTGCCGGTCAGTCGTACGGCGGTGCTTTTGAACAAGCGAAGGGAAAACTTCCTTGGCCGGTCGATGGTCGATTGTTGGCGCGATTCGGCGAAAGCCGTGGCGATGACGAACGCACCAAGTGGGATGGCGTGATGATCAGTGCTGCTGCAGGCAGCCAGGTCCGCGCGGTGCACGGTGGTCGGGTGGTCTTCGCCGACTGGTTGCGCGGCGCCGGGCTTCTGGTCATCCTCGACCACGGCAATGGTTATTTGAGTCTGTACGGTCACAACCAGAGCCTGTTGAAAGAGGCCGGTGACGTCGTAAAAGCCGGAGAAGCGATCTCCACTGTCGGTAGCAGTGGTGGTGGTCAGGACACTCCGGCGTTGTATTTCGCTATTCGTCAGCAGGGTCGCCCTAGTGATCCGGCCCAATGGTGTCGCACTCAAGGATAA
- a CDS encoding S41 family peptidase yields the protein MLFSSRLTSLALTIAVVIGAPLAQAAGAAPAPAPAATAPANAANIKAPLPLDELRTFAEVMDRIKAAYVEPVDDKTLLENAIKGMLSNLDPHSAYLGPEDFQELQESTSGEFGGLGIEVGVEDGFVKVVSPIDDTPASKAGIEAGDLIVKINGTPTQGQTMQEAVDKMRGKLGEKITLTLVRDGGTPFDVTLARATIQVKSVKAQMLEPGYGYIRITQFQVKTGEEVGKALAKLRKDNGKKMSGLILDLRNNPGGVLQAAVEVADHFLTKGLIVYTKGRIANSELRFSADPADASEGVPLVVLINGGSASASEIVAGALQDQKRGILMGTDTFGKGSVQTVLPLANDRALKITTALYYTPNGRSIQAQGINPDIEVKRAKLTAEADGDNYKEADLLGHLGNGNGGADKPTTKAKAGKARPQDDDYQMNQALSLLKGLSVTRGN from the coding sequence ATGCTGTTTTCGTCCCGCCTCACCTCGCTGGCCCTGACTATCGCCGTTGTTATCGGCGCTCCTCTGGCCCAGGCTGCCGGCGCCGCCCCTGCTCCTGCGCCCGCCGCCACTGCGCCCGCCAATGCCGCGAACATCAAGGCGCCGCTGCCGCTCGACGAGCTGCGCACCTTCGCCGAGGTCATGGACCGGATTAAAGCCGCGTACGTCGAACCTGTTGATGACAAGACCCTGCTGGAAAATGCCATCAAAGGCATGCTCAGCAACCTCGACCCGCACTCCGCTTATCTGGGCCCGGAAGATTTCCAGGAGCTGCAGGAAAGCACCAGCGGCGAGTTCGGCGGGTTGGGTATCGAAGTGGGCGTCGAAGACGGCTTTGTCAAAGTCGTCTCCCCCATCGATGACACCCCTGCATCCAAGGCCGGTATCGAGGCAGGTGACTTGATCGTGAAGATCAACGGCACGCCGACCCAGGGCCAGACGATGCAGGAAGCCGTGGACAAGATGCGCGGCAAGCTCGGCGAGAAGATCACCCTTACGCTGGTGCGTGACGGCGGCACACCGTTCGACGTGACGCTGGCGCGCGCGACCATCCAGGTCAAGAGCGTGAAAGCGCAGATGCTGGAGCCGGGTTATGGCTACATCCGCATCACCCAGTTCCAGGTCAAGACCGGTGAGGAAGTCGGCAAGGCACTGGCCAAGCTGCGCAAAGACAACGGCAAGAAGATGAGCGGCTTGATCCTCGACCTGCGCAACAACCCGGGCGGTGTCTTGCAGGCGGCGGTTGAAGTGGCTGACCACTTCCTGACCAAGGGCCTGATCGTTTACACCAAAGGCCGCATCGCCAACTCCGAACTGCGCTTCTCGGCAGACCCGGCGGACGCCAGCGAAGGCGTGCCGCTCGTTGTGCTGATCAACGGCGGCAGCGCCTCGGCGTCGGAAATCGTCGCAGGCGCCTTGCAAGACCAGAAGCGCGGCATCCTGATGGGCACTGACACGTTCGGCAAAGGCTCGGTGCAGACCGTTCTGCCGCTGGCCAACGACCGCGCGCTGAAGATCACCACGGCGCTGTATTACACGCCGAACGGCCGCTCGATCCAGGCCCAGGGCATCAACCCGGACATCGAAGTCAAACGCGCGAAGCTCACCGCCGAAGCCGACGGCGACAACTACAAAGAGGCCGATCTGCTCGGTCACTTGGGCAACGGCAACGGCGGCGCGGACAAGCCGACCACCAAGGCCAAGGCTGGCAAGGCGCGTCCGCAGGACGATGACTACCAGATGAACCAGGCGCTGAGCTTGCTCAAGGGTTTGAGTGTCACGCGCGGCAATTGA
- a CDS encoding divergent polysaccharide deacetylase family protein, with the protein MRVWLTGLIWALAVTTGAAHAAPAESAASGGKAPKLAYLSLIIDDLGQNPERDSRALALPGPVTLAIMPDTPHATEFARQAHKAGKTVMLHMPMDPATGPYAWHPELPLPELESRLNAALLKVPYAAGINNHMGSRMTAEPVAMSWLVGELQRRHLFLVDSRTSAKTVAAAEAQKIGLASVSRDVFLDDERTAEAISGQLQTAIKLAHKQGSAVMIGHPYPVTLDVLERELPTLKSQGIELIEIRHMVTERGNEAMAGHGKNGRYR; encoded by the coding sequence ATGCGCGTCTGGTTGACCGGGCTCATCTGGGCCCTTGCCGTCACAACGGGTGCTGCACACGCAGCGCCCGCCGAATCTGCGGCGTCCGGCGGCAAAGCGCCGAAGCTCGCCTATCTCAGCTTGATCATCGACGATCTCGGACAAAATCCTGAAAGGGACAGCCGCGCGCTGGCCCTTCCTGGCCCCGTGACGCTGGCGATCATGCCCGACACGCCCCACGCCACCGAGTTTGCCCGTCAGGCGCACAAGGCTGGCAAGACGGTCATGCTGCACATGCCCATGGACCCGGCGACCGGGCCGTACGCCTGGCATCCCGAACTGCCGCTGCCTGAACTCGAATCGCGTCTGAACGCCGCGCTGCTGAAAGTCCCCTATGCCGCTGGCATCAACAACCACATGGGCAGCCGCATGACGGCTGAACCGGTGGCCATGAGCTGGTTGGTGGGTGAATTGCAGCGCCGCCATCTGTTCCTGGTCGACAGCCGCACCAGCGCAAAAACCGTTGCCGCCGCCGAGGCTCAGAAAATCGGTTTGGCCAGTGTCTCCCGCGATGTCTTCCTCGACGACGAGCGCACCGCAGAGGCCATTAGCGGCCAGCTTCAGACGGCAATTAAACTGGCGCATAAGCAAGGCTCGGCCGTGATGATCGGCCATCCCTATCCGGTAACACTGGATGTGCTTGAGCGCGAGCTGCCCACGCTTAAATCCCAAGGGATAGAGTTGATCGAGATCCGCCACATGGTCACTGAGCGCGGAAATGAGGCAATGGCCGGCCATGGCAAGAACGGGCGTTATCGCTAG
- a CDS encoding substrate-binding periplasmic protein gives MFKGVFLALVSVATLLSGAVRADDTSAYSMVLLTENFPPYNMATDGKNFAQEANIKGIAVEVVRETFKRAGIGYSMTLRFPWDRIYKLAMENPGYGVFVTARLPEREKLFKWVGPIGPDDWILLARADSPIQLSTLEAARSYRIGAYKGDAIAVELARQGMKPITVLSDKDNARKLVDGQLDLWATGDPAGRFLARQEGITGLKTVLRFNSAELFLALNKDTPDAVVQRLQGALDKLRKERVVDSIFAKYL, from the coding sequence ATGTTCAAAGGTGTTTTTCTCGCACTGGTCAGCGTCGCGACATTGCTGTCAGGAGCCGTCCGGGCCGACGATACGTCGGCCTATTCAATGGTGCTGCTGACCGAAAACTTCCCCCCTTACAACATGGCCACCGACGGCAAGAATTTCGCCCAGGAAGCCAATATCAAGGGCATCGCCGTCGAGGTGGTGCGCGAGACTTTCAAGCGCGCCGGTATCGGCTACAGCATGACCCTGCGCTTCCCCTGGGACCGCATCTACAAACTGGCGATGGAAAATCCCGGCTACGGCGTGTTCGTGACCGCGCGATTGCCTGAGCGCGAAAAGCTCTTCAAGTGGGTCGGACCGATCGGCCCGGACGACTGGATTCTGCTGGCGCGCGCTGACAGCCCCATCCAGTTGAGCACGCTTGAGGCCGCGCGGTCTTACCGAATCGGCGCCTACAAGGGCGACGCCATTGCGGTGGAGCTTGCGCGTCAGGGCATGAAGCCGATCACGGTGCTCAGCGACAAGGACAACGCCAGGAAGCTGGTCGACGGTCAGCTCGATTTATGGGCCACCGGCGATCCGGCAGGGCGGTTCCTGGCGCGCCAGGAAGGCATCACGGGATTGAAAACCGTGCTGCGTTTTAACAGCGCCGAGCTGTTCCTGGCATTGAACAAAGACACCCCGGACGCAGTGGTCCAGCGGCTGCAGGGTGCGCTGGATAAACTGCGCAAAGAACGCGTGGTCGATTCGATTTTCGCCAAGTACCTCTAA
- the hisF gene encoding imidazole glycerol phosphate synthase subunit HisF, with translation MALAKRIIPCLDVDNGRVVKGVKFENIRDAGDPVEIARRYDEQGADEITFLDITASVDGRDTTLHTVERMASQVFIPLTVGGGVRTVQDIRNLLNAGADKVSINTAAVFNPEFVGEAAARFGAQCIVVAIDAKKVSLPGETPRWEIFTHGGRKPTGLDAVMWAKKMEELGAGEILLTSMDQDGMKNGFDLGVTRAISDALGIPVIASGGVGNLEHLAAGVLEGHASAVLAASIFHFGEYTVPEAKAYMAAQGIVVR, from the coding sequence ATGGCCCTCGCCAAACGCATCATCCCTTGCCTCGACGTCGACAACGGCCGCGTGGTCAAGGGCGTGAAGTTCGAGAACATCCGCGACGCCGGTGATCCGGTGGAAATCGCCCGTCGTTATGACGAGCAGGGCGCCGACGAAATTACCTTCCTCGACATCACGGCCAGCGTCGATGGCCGCGACACCACGCTGCACACCGTCGAGCGCATGGCCAGTCAGGTGTTCATCCCGCTGACCGTGGGTGGCGGCGTGCGCACGGTGCAGGACATCCGCAATTTGCTCAACGCCGGTGCGGACAAGGTATCGATCAACACCGCAGCGGTGTTCAACCCCGAGTTCGTCGGTGAAGCCGCTGCCCGCTTCGGCGCGCAGTGCATCGTCGTGGCCATCGATGCCAAGAAAGTCTCGCTGCCCGGCGAAACCCCACGCTGGGAAATCTTCACCCATGGCGGTCGCAAGCCGACCGGCCTGGACGCGGTGATGTGGGCCAAAAAGATGGAAGAGCTCGGTGCCGGCGAAATCTTGCTGACCAGCATGGACCAGGACGGCATGAAGAACGGCTTCGACCTGGGTGTCACCCGCGCGATCAGCGATGCCCTCGGCATCCCGGTGATCGCCTCGGGCGGCGTCGGCAATCTTGAGCATCTTGCTGCCGGCGTGCTGGAAGGCCACGCCAGCGCGGTGCTGGCGGCGAGTATTTTCCACTTCGGCGAATACACCGTGCCCGAGGCCAAAGCGTACATGGCGGCGCAAGGGATCGTGGTTCGCTAA
- the hisA gene encoding 1-(5-phosphoribosyl)-5-[(5-phosphoribosylamino)methylideneamino]imidazole-4-carboxamide isomerase: MLIIPAIDLKDGACVRLRQGRMEDSTVFSDDPVSMAAKWVEGGCRRLHLVDLNGAFEGQPVNGDVVTAIARRYPNLPIQIGGGIRSLETIEHYVKAGVSYVIIGTKAVKDPDFVAEACRAFPGKVIVGLDAKDGFVATDGWAEVSTVQVIDLAKRFEADGVSAIVYTDIAKDGMMQGCNVPFTAALAAATRIPVIASGGIHNLGDIKALLDAKAPGIIGAITGRAIYEGTLDVAEAQAFCDQYSV; the protein is encoded by the coding sequence ATGCTCATTATTCCCGCGATCGACCTCAAAGACGGCGCCTGTGTACGCCTGCGCCAGGGTCGGATGGAAGATTCCACGGTGTTCTCCGATGATCCGGTGAGCATGGCTGCCAAATGGGTCGAAGGCGGTTGCCGCCGTTTGCACCTGGTCGATCTGAATGGCGCGTTCGAGGGTCAGCCGGTCAATGGTGACGTCGTGACGGCGATTGCACGTCGTTACCCAAACCTGCCCATCCAGATCGGCGGCGGTATCCGCTCGCTGGAAACCATCGAGCACTACGTCAAAGCCGGCGTGAGTTACGTGATCATTGGCACCAAGGCGGTCAAGGACCCTGACTTCGTTGCCGAAGCCTGCCGCGCGTTCCCGGGCAAAGTGATTGTGGGTCTGGATGCCAAAGACGGCTTCGTCGCCACCGACGGCTGGGCTGAAGTCAGCACCGTGCAGGTGATCGATCTGGCCAAGCGCTTTGAAGCCGACGGCGTCTCCGCCATCGTTTATACCGACATCGCCAAAGACGGCATGATGCAGGGCTGCAACGTCCCGTTCACCGCCGCGCTGGCCGCCGCGACCCGCATTCCGGTAATCGCCTCGGGTGGCATTCACAACCTGGGCGACATCAAGGCGCTGCTCGACGCAAAAGCACCCGGCATCATCGGTGCAATCACCGGCCGTGCGATCTATGAAGGCACGCTGGATGTGGCTGAGGCCCAGGCGTTTTGTGATCAGTACTCGGTCTGA
- a CDS encoding DUF2164 domain-containing protein: MSKKTKPPILTLTPEQESEACHTIKRFMEDRFELDLGSFEAAEILELFTREIAPHYYNRAIFDVQTHLKERFESIESDLWALEKSS, encoded by the coding sequence ATGAGCAAGAAAACCAAGCCGCCGATCCTGACCCTCACTCCCGAGCAGGAGAGCGAGGCATGTCACACGATCAAGCGGTTCATGGAAGACCGTTTCGAGCTGGACCTGGGTTCGTTCGAAGCGGCTGAAATTCTGGAATTGTTCACCCGCGAGATCGCGCCGCATTACTACAACCGGGCGATCTTCGATGTTCAGACGCACCTCAAGGAGCGTTTCGAAAGCATCGAGAGCGATCTGTGGGCGTTGGAGAAGAGCAGCTAG
- the hisH gene encoding imidazole glycerol phosphate synthase subunit HisH produces MQTVAVIDYGMGNLHSVAKALEHVGAGRVLITSDADVIREADRVVFPGVGAIRDCMAEIRRLGFDTLVREVSQDRPFLGICVGMQALMERSEESGGVDCIGVLPGQVRFFGKDLHEDGEHLKVPHMGWNEVAQAVDHPLWANIPDMARFYFVHSYYIESPNPQQIVGRGHYGHDFAAALADGSRFAVQFHPEKSHTHGLQLLQNFAAWDGRRL; encoded by the coding sequence ATGCAGACCGTTGCCGTTATCGACTATGGCATGGGCAATCTGCACTCAGTGGCCAAGGCGCTGGAGCACGTCGGCGCCGGTCGCGTGCTGATCACCAGCGATGCCGACGTGATACGTGAGGCTGATCGTGTCGTGTTCCCCGGTGTCGGTGCGATTCGCGACTGCATGGCGGAAATTCGTCGCCTGGGCTTCGATACCCTGGTGCGTGAAGTCAGTCAGGACCGTCCGTTTCTCGGAATCTGCGTGGGCATGCAGGCGCTGATGGAGCGCAGCGAAGAGAGCGGTGGCGTCGATTGCATCGGCGTATTGCCCGGTCAGGTGCGCTTCTTCGGCAAGGATCTTCACGAAGACGGCGAGCATCTGAAAGTCCCGCACATGGGCTGGAATGAAGTGGCGCAGGCCGTGGATCACCCGTTGTGGGCCAACATTCCGGACATGGCGCGGTTCTATTTCGTACACAGCTACTACATCGAATCGCCGAACCCGCAGCAGATCGTCGGTCGTGGCCACTACGGTCATGACTTCGCCGCCGCATTGGCCGACGGCTCGCGCTTCGCCGTGCAATTCCACCCCGAGAAGAGCCACACCCACGGCCTGCAGTTGCTGCAGAACTTCGCGGCGTGGGACGGCCGCAGGTTATGA